A genomic segment from Candidatus Lernaella stagnicola encodes:
- a CDS encoding heparan-alpha-glucosaminide N-acetyltransferase domain-containing protein: protein MSAKSSPQHRIAYIDMMKGIACQIMVFAHAITMNFGALSVPEKAFFTFIIYPAGLFFLASGVNVVLFFEKSRGREGFQASRFFLMAALVLFVLSLPYSINRNNLFVPQIFQGIAATYAATYLLLRARLSNTWLVVIAFASYLLWFGVWYSVAGDIAALRHLDTREIFPATLTWLKQLGPAHRFLFVNFALFPWVSYMLTGAAWYRSNRDHPEHLWRWVALFCACLGVGVSSIAVGALDQPLLLDNFADMLMRNVPVHFFSWMGLNGLTAIAFARWYRGTDHFANSRVRWVLRYVEYTGKESLMFFVWHWVILFSASVLLHVLGIFTYLADPPFKAHLTWIIAMPVVAWTLPKVVAFGKKWSQRRNFVYEVMTVWIVGSAFSLRLIKGRADVPPAAFVLSLLASIAFAAFYPVARQILRERYTVRPRTIRRK from the coding sequence ATGTCAGCTAAATCGAGTCCACAGCATCGAATCGCCTACATCGACATGATGAAAGGCATCGCCTGCCAGATCATGGTGTTCGCCCATGCGATCACGATGAATTTCGGCGCGCTTTCGGTGCCGGAAAAAGCGTTTTTCACCTTCATCATTTACCCGGCGGGATTGTTCTTCTTGGCCTCGGGCGTCAACGTCGTTCTCTTTTTTGAGAAAAGCCGCGGGCGGGAAGGCTTTCAGGCCTCACGCTTTTTCCTGATGGCGGCACTCGTGCTTTTCGTCCTCTCGCTGCCGTATTCCATCAATCGCAACAACCTCTTTGTACCGCAAATTTTCCAAGGTATCGCCGCGACCTACGCGGCGACGTACCTGCTGCTGCGCGCGCGCTTATCCAACACCTGGCTTGTCGTGATCGCCTTTGCCTCCTACCTGCTGTGGTTCGGAGTTTGGTATTCCGTGGCCGGAGACATCGCCGCGCTGCGGCACCTGGATACGAGGGAAATCTTCCCGGCGACGCTGACATGGCTCAAGCAATTGGGTCCCGCCCACCGTTTTCTCTTTGTGAATTTCGCCTTATTCCCGTGGGTGAGCTACATGCTGACCGGCGCCGCCTGGTACCGCAGCAACCGCGACCACCCGGAACACCTGTGGCGTTGGGTGGCGCTATTTTGCGCCTGCCTGGGCGTGGGCGTTTCATCCATCGCGGTGGGCGCTCTGGATCAACCGCTGCTGCTGGACAACTTCGCCGACATGCTCATGCGCAACGTGCCGGTGCACTTCTTTTCCTGGATGGGGCTCAACGGCCTGACCGCCATCGCCTTTGCGCGGTGGTATCGCGGCACGGACCATTTCGCCAATTCACGGGTGCGGTGGGTGTTGCGTTACGTCGAATACACGGGCAAAGAATCGCTGATGTTTTTCGTTTGGCACTGGGTGATCCTGTTCTCGGCGAGCGTCTTGCTGCATGTTTTGGGCATTTTCACCTACCTTGCCGACCCGCCGTTCAAGGCCCACCTGACGTGGATCATCGCCATGCCGGTAGTCGCCTGGACCCTGCCGAAAGTCGTGGCGTTCGGCAAAAAATGGAGTCAACGCCGAAACTTCGTGTACGAAGTCATGACCGTGTGGATCGTCGGCAGCGCGTTTTCCTTGAGGCTGATCAAGGGCAGGGCCGATGTACCGCCGGCGGCGTTCGTGCTCTCGCTGCTGGCCAGCATCGCCTTCGCCGCGTTTTATCCCGTCGCCCGCCAAATTTTGCGCGAACGCTATACCGTGCGACCCCGCACGATCAGGCGAAAATAA
- a CDS encoding glycosyltransferase family 39 protein, whose protein sequence is MKYAGLAAVVGCHLATRLVGLLALPIFNDEAIYLRMAQLVRQGHGLVSLSHESLKPLFVWLLALCWPLADDPLVMGRLVAIACGAATVAVIYLTLYRWGGKGPALLAGAFYVLLPMALFHDKMALYEPLLTLLSAVSLAAAWSLVETRTWKAVVVFGLAAGLGLATKEFALFFLLYPLAGVVARWRARQPVGKGLWSRVGVAWLLAGVIWLALVFIPSLTTAHGILHGQVGKYAFSAAELAAFPFDKWAANLVFTSDALGRYLGPLFALGLLASAVWSLWRRRENALFVALCWAGPLVALLLVGRTLFSRYFLFLVPAMVAAVALAVWAVAQASAKDRGQRGWWILAALTAAILVFPASLAWKVTFQPHAAPLPSGDREQHLDGWAAGSPWPSVKTYLEQAAATEPIAVFVAPVPGLYHDVLKLYVEGPRVQVWPVPWVLEKSLTAFTSGDQTTRLPTSIYLRDLPLREADPADWRRAFFLINVPQLRLEPFMRLNPNAKLAHVSRHAQGKAFVALMELPVREPEASSSEP, encoded by the coding sequence GTGAAGTACGCGGGCCTCGCCGCGGTTGTGGGATGCCATCTGGCGACACGGCTCGTTGGGCTGCTCGCGTTGCCGATTTTCAACGACGAGGCCATCTACCTGCGCATGGCTCAGCTCGTGCGCCAGGGACATGGCTTGGTGTCGCTGTCTCATGAAAGCCTAAAACCCCTTTTCGTGTGGCTTCTGGCCCTTTGTTGGCCGCTGGCCGACGACCCTCTGGTGATGGGGCGGCTGGTGGCGATCGCTTGCGGCGCGGCTACCGTCGCCGTGATTTACTTGACCCTCTACCGCTGGGGCGGGAAGGGGCCCGCGCTGTTGGCCGGCGCGTTTTATGTGTTGCTGCCCATGGCGCTGTTTCACGACAAGATGGCGCTTTACGAACCCCTCCTGACGCTGCTGAGCGCGGTGTCACTCGCCGCCGCCTGGTCGCTGGTGGAAACGCGGACGTGGAAGGCGGTCGTGGTTTTCGGCTTGGCAGCGGGTCTCGGGTTGGCGACCAAGGAATTCGCGCTGTTCTTCCTGCTCTATCCCCTGGCCGGAGTCGTGGCGCGTTGGCGGGCGCGGCAGCCGGTCGGCAAAGGTCTATGGAGCCGCGTGGGCGTCGCATGGCTGTTGGCGGGGGTGATCTGGCTGGCGCTGGTCTTCATTCCCTCGTTGACCACGGCGCACGGCATTCTCCACGGGCAGGTGGGCAAGTACGCTTTTTCGGCTGCGGAACTGGCGGCCTTTCCTTTCGACAAGTGGGCCGCGAACCTCGTCTTCACCAGTGACGCGCTCGGGCGCTACCTTGGCCCGCTGTTTGCCCTGGGCTTGTTGGCGTCGGCGGTTTGGAGCCTCTGGCGTCGGCGGGAAAATGCTCTCTTTGTCGCCTTGTGCTGGGCGGGGCCGCTGGTCGCGCTATTGTTGGTCGGGCGCACCTTGTTCTCGCGCTACTTCCTTTTTTTGGTTCCGGCGATGGTGGCTGCTGTGGCGCTGGCGGTTTGGGCCGTGGCGCAAGCGTCCGCGAAGGATAGAGGTCAACGCGGATGGTGGATCCTTGCGGCTTTGACGGCGGCGATCTTGGTGTTTCCGGCAAGTCTTGCGTGGAAGGTCACGTTTCAGCCGCACGCCGCGCCATTGCCGAGTGGCGATCGCGAGCAGCATTTAGATGGTTGGGCGGCCGGATCGCCGTGGCCCAGCGTCAAAACCTACCTGGAACAAGCCGCCGCGACCGAACCGATTGCCGTTTTTGTCGCGCCGGTGCCCGGACTGTATCACGACGTGTTGAAGCTTTACGTGGAGGGTCCCCGCGTCCAGGTGTGGCCGGTACCGTGGGTGCTGGAAAAGTCGTTGACGGCGTTTACATCCGGCGACCAAACGACGCGGCTGCCGACATCGATTTACCTGCGTGATCTGCCGCTGCGCGAGGCCGACCCCGCAGACTGGCGGCGCGCTTTTTTCCTGATCAATGTGCCGCAATTACGCCTGGAGCCTTTCATGAGGCTCAACCCCAACGCAAAACTCGCCCATGTTTCACGCCATGCGCAAGGAAAAGCATTTGTCGCGCTAATGGAATTGCCGGTACGGGAACCAGAGGCGTCCTCTAGCGAGCCATAA
- a CDS encoding response regulator, protein MPLIMIIEDDEQMRSLLQEMLEREGYEVLLAANGKEAMDRFGDKPVKLIITDILMPGMDGVEVITRLRRQKPTPAIVAISGGGAYLQAKDCIEWAKSLGVEHTFTKPFDRKVFLATVKGIMAR, encoded by the coding sequence ATGCCACTGATTATGATCATCGAAGATGACGAGCAAATGCGCTCCTTGCTGCAAGAAATGTTGGAGCGTGAAGGGTACGAAGTACTCCTCGCCGCCAACGGCAAAGAAGCCATGGATCGTTTCGGCGACAAGCCGGTCAAACTCATTATCACCGACATTCTGATGCCCGGCATGGACGGCGTGGAAGTCATTACGAGATTACGCCGGCAAAAGCCGACTCCAGCGATCGTCGCCATCTCCGGCGGTGGGGCCTACCTGCAGGCCAAGGATTGCATCGAATGGGCCAAGAGCCTCGGCGTGGAACACACTTTCACCAAGCCCTTTGACCGCAAGGTTTTTCTGGCGACGGTGAAGGGGATTATGGCTCGCTAG
- a CDS encoding polyprenyl synthetase family protein has protein sequence MTNAPDTLAGWLNEVERLVAEAGNLREWIAWTNDLPELQLGGKRLRARLLHAVASGLGVVDDRAAILAAAIEMVHNASLFHDDVIDNAALRRGQPALHTNNGARFAIMTGDLCFARAMQLLTRLDNLTVYRRVGKAVVDLAAGQLAESVPVPPSSRTLDHYNYIVDRKTGSLISLSVGLPGVLAELAPEQQEQLFQAGILLGRAFQIADDMLDLAFDTDQTGKDVLRDLNEGKLTFPYLLLMEIGTPEQRQRLLAELGNGDTTLAAPILALARETDLIAKVSDHLENSLKEVERLFKKIPEWSDNGEFFQLCRTIAFRTR, from the coding sequence ATGACGAACGCTCCGGATACCCTCGCCGGTTGGCTGAACGAGGTCGAGCGCTTGGTTGCCGAAGCCGGCAACTTGCGGGAATGGATCGCTTGGACCAACGATCTGCCCGAGCTGCAATTGGGCGGCAAACGCCTACGCGCCCGCCTGTTGCATGCCGTGGCGTCCGGATTGGGCGTGGTCGACGACCGCGCCGCGATCCTGGCCGCCGCGATTGAAATGGTTCACAACGCGTCTCTCTTTCACGACGACGTGATTGACAACGCCGCGTTGCGCCGCGGGCAGCCCGCGCTGCACACGAACAACGGCGCCCGTTTCGCCATCATGACCGGCGACCTCTGCTTCGCCCGTGCCATGCAGTTACTGACCCGCCTGGACAATCTCACGGTGTATCGGCGCGTCGGCAAAGCCGTGGTCGATCTGGCCGCCGGGCAATTGGCGGAGTCGGTACCGGTCCCGCCATCGAGCCGAACACTGGATCACTACAATTACATCGTCGACCGAAAAACCGGCAGCCTGATCAGCCTCAGCGTCGGCCTTCCCGGCGTGTTGGCCGAACTCGCGCCGGAGCAACAGGAGCAACTATTCCAGGCCGGGATTCTACTGGGACGCGCGTTCCAAATCGCCGACGACATGCTCGATCTGGCTTTCGACACCGATCAAACGGGCAAGGACGTGTTGCGGGATTTGAACGAGGGAAAACTAACGTTCCCCTATTTGCTTTTGATGGAAATCGGCACCCCGGAGCAGCGGCAACGACTGTTGGCGGAACTCGGTAACGGCGACACGACGCTCGCCGCGCCCATCCTCGCTCTGGCCCGTGAAACCGATTTGATCGCGAAGGTCTCGGACCACCTCGAAAACTCCCTCAAAGAAGTTGAACGACTATTCAAGAAAATTCCGGAATGGAGCGACAACGGTGAGTTTTTCCAGCTTTGTCGGACCATCGCATTTCGCACCCGCTGA
- the menA gene encoding 1,4-dihydroxy-2-naphthoate octaprenyltransferase, which translates to MSFVRILRDFARQSRMLFLTCTVVPVAFGGAVAYSHTGRFDWPLFLLTLLGVSIAHVGVNLSNDFFDFASGADRHDEDRPYSGGGDAIVRDGVPPESVKRWFWICFAAALAIGIVILVWIPAGHLEVMAVMVLGFLGGYFYTAPPLRLAYRGLGELDIFVFLGPAPVIGTYAVQTGRITWEAIVLSLPIAGLIALLLWINQYTDFESDKLAGKNNLVVRLGKKKARWGYMLLNIFVYAAVVYAVVKAVVEPSFLIVLIALPLAWRSTRNAFEGYDDPQRVRAAQADALMMHLMAGLLCSAGVLIGTLI; encoded by the coding sequence ATGAGTTTCGTCCGCATCCTACGCGACTTTGCACGACAGTCGCGCATGCTGTTTTTGACCTGCACCGTCGTGCCGGTGGCCTTCGGCGGCGCGGTCGCTTATTCCCACACCGGCCGGTTCGACTGGCCGCTGTTTCTGCTCACCTTGCTCGGCGTTTCGATCGCGCACGTGGGCGTGAACCTCTCCAACGACTTCTTCGACTTCGCATCCGGGGCCGATCGACACGACGAGGATCGCCCTTACTCCGGCGGCGGCGACGCCATTGTTCGCGACGGAGTGCCGCCGGAAAGCGTGAAGCGGTGGTTCTGGATCTGTTTCGCGGCGGCCCTGGCGATCGGGATCGTCATTCTCGTGTGGATACCGGCCGGACATCTCGAGGTCATGGCCGTGATGGTGCTGGGATTCCTGGGCGGTTACTTCTACACGGCGCCGCCGTTGCGCCTGGCCTACCGCGGCTTGGGCGAACTCGACATCTTCGTCTTCCTCGGTCCGGCGCCGGTGATCGGGACCTACGCCGTGCAAACCGGGCGTATCACGTGGGAGGCGATTGTACTCAGTTTGCCGATCGCCGGACTCATCGCGCTGCTTTTGTGGATCAACCAATACACGGATTTCGAATCCGACAAGCTGGCGGGCAAAAACAACCTGGTAGTGCGCCTGGGAAAAAAGAAAGCGCGATGGGGCTACATGCTGCTTAATATATTTGTGTACGCCGCCGTGGTGTATGCGGTGGTGAAAGCCGTCGTCGAACCGAGTTTTCTTATTGTCCTGATCGCTTTGCCGCTCGCTTGGCGCTCGACCCGCAACGCCTTTGAGGGATACGACGACCCGCAACGCGTTCGGGCCGCCCAAGCGGACGCCCTGATGATGCACTTAATGGCCGGATTGCTATGCAGCGCCGGCGTATTGATAGGTACCCTCATATGA
- a CDS encoding RNA methyltransferase has translation MPDLEPHYRDVPPEQLPKRQHHPLHVVLENIRSAFNVGSIFRTSDAAAVAQLHLWGYTAHPPNGKLAKTALGSMDYVPWSHTWDIQGAIAALKAANIPIVGIETQDDAPAHHSFTWPRPVALVFGNEVGGIDSATLAQCDHVVQIPMQGYKKSINVATACGIVVFEILRQWEACSTETLTAPELAKRR, from the coding sequence ATGCCTGATTTGGAACCACATTACCGCGACGTGCCGCCCGAACAATTGCCGAAACGGCAGCATCACCCGTTGCATGTCGTGCTCGAAAACATTCGCAGCGCATTCAACGTCGGTTCGATTTTTCGCACGTCGGACGCGGCGGCCGTGGCGCAATTGCACCTGTGGGGTTACACGGCGCATCCGCCGAACGGCAAACTCGCCAAGACCGCGTTGGGGTCGATGGATTACGTCCCGTGGAGCCACACGTGGGATATCCAGGGGGCCATCGCCGCGTTGAAGGCTGCAAACATTCCAATCGTCGGCATCGAGACCCAGGACGACGCGCCGGCGCATCACAGCTTCACGTGGCCGCGGCCGGTCGCGCTGGTGTTCGGCAACGAGGTGGGCGGCATCGATTCGGCGACGCTGGCGCAGTGCGATCACGTGGTGCAAATCCCGATGCAGGGTTACAAGAAGAGCATCAACGTCGCCACGGCCTGCGGTATCGTGGTTTTCGAGATATTGCGGCAGTGGGAAGCCTGTTCGACGGAGACGCTCACGGCGCCGGAGCTTGCAAAGCGGCGCTAG
- a CDS encoding potassium channel protein, with protein sequence MESIRLLKWVLLMITVVLLLGTIGYSMLEDVTPFEAFYMTVITITTVGFRETFALDDSGRLFTIILIFMGAGMIMLTIGVLTQIAVEGTYQRAREQKRVQRKIGNLTNHYIVCGAGRIGQYVLGELKKRHVPIVVLEADEAVYQELIDDNIVALHGSATEEEFLLKANLENAKGLIVTVSSDAEAVFIILTARDINPDLFIVARSIEEHNESKLRRAGANRVMSPYRLIGKRMANSMLHPAVIDMIDSLMFSDELDLALEGVKVYSSSPVAGQTLRDSHIRDKFGLMIIGVQKAHGNIIFNPMAEEVIEPGDTLISIGEKDALMRLTEYLAGSGRG encoded by the coding sequence TTGGAATCCATCCGATTACTTAAGTGGGTCTTGCTCATGATCACGGTGGTGCTGTTGTTGGGCACCATCGGATACTCCATGCTCGAGGACGTCACGCCCTTCGAAGCCTTCTACATGACCGTCATTACCATCACGACCGTGGGCTTCCGCGAGACCTTCGCTTTAGACGATAGCGGCCGCCTTTTCACGATCATCCTAATCTTTATGGGCGCAGGCATGATCATGTTAACGATCGGCGTATTGACGCAGATCGCTGTCGAAGGCACCTACCAACGCGCCCGGGAGCAAAAACGCGTGCAACGAAAAATTGGTAATCTGACGAACCATTATATCGTCTGCGGGGCCGGGCGAATCGGCCAGTATGTGTTGGGCGAACTCAAAAAACGCCACGTCCCGATTGTCGTGCTCGAGGCCGACGAGGCCGTGTACCAAGAATTGATCGACGACAACATCGTCGCTTTGCACGGCAGCGCCACGGAAGAAGAATTTCTGCTCAAGGCGAACCTCGAAAACGCCAAGGGGTTGATCGTCACCGTCAGCAGCGACGCCGAGGCCGTGTTCATCATCTTGACCGCGCGGGATATCAACCCCGACCTGTTCATCGTGGCCCGGTCCATCGAAGAGCACAACGAATCCAAGCTGCGGCGCGCCGGCGCCAACCGCGTCATGTCGCCCTACCGCCTCATCGGCAAGCGGATGGCCAACTCCATGCTGCACCCGGCCGTCATCGACATGATCGACTCCCTGATGTTCTCCGACGAACTCGACCTCGCGCTCGAAGGCGTCAAGGTCTATTCCAGCAGCCCGGTCGCCGGGCAAACCCTGCGCGACAGCCACATTCGCGACAAGTTCGGGCTGATGATCATCGGCGTCCAGAAAGCCCACGGCAACATCATCTTCAATCCGATGGCCGAGGAAGTGATCGAGCCGGGCGACACTTTGATTTCCATCGGCGAGAAAGATGCGCTGATGCGCTTGACGGAGTATCTGGCGGGTAGCGGTCGGGGTTAG
- the glmM gene encoding phosphoglucosamine mutase, protein MGDLFGTDGIRGEANRFPMDSQTAFAVGQALTHWLREQMGNGHRFSIVIGKDTRISGYMLESSLEAGITSMGGDSYLVGVLPTPGIALITESMRADAGIVISASHNPFYDNGIKIFAGNGRKLSDAQEEELAKLILSGNLSEVTPVATDMGRAYRIDDARGRYIQFLKNAFPRDLTMEGMKIAVDVANGATYRTAVGTLRELGAELTVIHDEPNGLNINKECGSQYTEDLEQLVIDTGSHLGLAFDGDGDRLIAVDERGQRITGDQILAICARQMKEEGRLRNDLLVTTVMSNFGLKVACDNLGIRNHRTKVGDRYVLEDMEKLDAVIGGEDSGHMIFCEHHGTGDGTLSALQLIAVMRRTGRPLSELAKVMDVLPQELINVDVTRKPPIEELPEVMAAIADVEAKLGDTGRVLVRYSGTQNMCRVMVEGPTEDETRAYCQQVVDAVEKALA, encoded by the coding sequence ATGGGCGACCTATTCGGCACGGACGGCATTCGCGGTGAAGCGAACCGCTTCCCCATGGATTCACAAACCGCGTTCGCCGTAGGCCAAGCGTTGACACATTGGTTGCGCGAGCAAATGGGCAACGGGCACCGCTTCAGCATCGTCATCGGCAAAGACACACGCATCTCCGGCTACATGCTGGAGAGTTCGCTGGAAGCCGGGATCACCTCGATGGGCGGCGACTCCTATCTGGTCGGCGTGCTGCCCACGCCCGGTATCGCCCTCATCACCGAAAGTATGCGGGCGGATGCCGGTATCGTCATTTCGGCGTCGCACAATCCTTTCTACGACAACGGCATCAAGATCTTCGCCGGTAACGGCCGCAAGCTGAGCGACGCGCAGGAAGAAGAGTTGGCGAAGTTGATCCTGAGCGGCAACCTGTCGGAAGTGACGCCCGTCGCGACGGACATGGGACGCGCCTACCGCATCGACGACGCCCGCGGCCGCTACATTCAGTTTCTCAAAAACGCCTTTCCCCGCGATCTGACGATGGAAGGCATGAAAATCGCCGTCGACGTGGCTAACGGCGCCACGTACCGCACGGCCGTGGGTACGCTGCGCGAACTGGGTGCCGAACTCACGGTGATACACGACGAGCCCAACGGCCTGAACATCAACAAGGAATGCGGCAGCCAGTATACCGAAGACCTCGAACAACTCGTGATCGACACCGGCTCCCATCTCGGCCTGGCCTTTGACGGCGACGGCGACCGTTTGATCGCCGTGGACGAGCGCGGACAGCGCATCACCGGCGACCAGATCCTCGCCATCTGCGCGCGGCAGATGAAAGAGGAAGGACGGCTCCGCAATGATTTGCTTGTGACCACGGTGATGAGCAACTTCGGCCTCAAAGTCGCCTGCGATAACTTGGGCATTCGGAACCATCGCACGAAGGTCGGTGACCGGTATGTGCTGGAAGACATGGAGAAGCTCGACGCGGTGATCGGCGGCGAAGATTCCGGTCACATGATTTTCTGCGAGCACCACGGCACGGGCGACGGCACACTCTCGGCGCTGCAACTGATCGCGGTGATGCGGCGCACCGGCCGGCCGCTTTCGGAACTGGCCAAGGTGATGGACGTGCTTCCGCAAGAGCTGATCAACGTGGACGTCACGCGCAAACCGCCGATCGAAGAACTACCCGAGGTCATGGCGGCCATCGCGGATGTCGAGGCCAAACTCGGCGACACAGGCCGCGTGCTGGTCCGCTATTCGGGGACGCAAAACATGTGCCGCGTGATGGTGGAAGGCCCGACCGAGGACGAGACTCGCGCGTATTGCCAACAAGTTGTGGATGCTGTAGAAAAAGCACTCGCTTGA
- a CDS encoding diphosphate--fructose-6-phosphate 1-phosphotransferase translates to MIKGNAVIGQSGGPTPVINASLVGVVHEAKKHAFVEGIYGMRWGIQGFLEEDLVDLRAESDATLEAVRVTPSSALGSCRLKVRDEHLPRILDMLKKFNIRYFFYIGGDDSQNTSHRVVEFAKEEGYELYAIGIPKTVDNDLFGTDHTPGYGSAARYVALSAQQGGILARDMQKVDPVLVYQAVGRDAGWLAASAALAKKVEGDPPHLIYIPERPFTREKFYADVERCYSKYGFVSIFIGEGIVYPDGSPVSGTQTVDKFGNPEFGAMGGVAAATVVKQMACDHLDVRGEFQIVESLQMAGMDRVSAVDQQEAYQAGVEAMRLAAAGQSGLMVAFVRESSDPYRIRYEAVPLTRVNEGKQTMPDEFIDDENSFVTEAFCEYLRPLVGPLPDMGRLSYKPR, encoded by the coding sequence ATGATCAAAGGAAACGCCGTCATCGGTCAGTCCGGCGGCCCGACGCCCGTTATCAACGCCTCGCTCGTCGGCGTGGTTCACGAAGCGAAAAAGCACGCCTTCGTCGAGGGCATCTATGGTATGCGCTGGGGCATCCAGGGATTTCTGGAAGAGGATCTGGTCGACCTGCGGGCCGAAAGCGACGCGACCTTGGAAGCCGTGCGGGTCACGCCGTCTTCCGCGTTGGGATCGTGCCGACTGAAAGTGCGCGACGAACATTTGCCGCGCATTCTGGACATGCTTAAAAAATTCAACATCCGCTACTTCTTTTATATCGGTGGCGACGATTCGCAAAACACCTCGCACCGCGTCGTGGAGTTCGCCAAGGAAGAAGGCTACGAACTCTACGCCATCGGCATCCCCAAAACGGTCGATAACGACCTGTTCGGCACCGACCATACCCCCGGCTACGGCTCGGCCGCGCGCTACGTGGCGCTCTCGGCGCAGCAGGGCGGCATCCTGGCCCGCGACATGCAGAAGGTGGACCCGGTGCTCGTCTACCAAGCCGTCGGGCGCGACGCCGGTTGGTTGGCGGCGTCGGCGGCCTTGGCCAAGAAGGTCGAAGGGGACCCGCCGCACCTGATTTACATCCCCGAGCGGCCGTTCACGCGGGAGAAGTTCTACGCCGACGTCGAGCGGTGCTACTCGAAGTACGGCTTCGTGTCGATTTTCATCGGCGAGGGCATCGTGTATCCGGACGGCTCGCCCGTCTCGGGCACGCAGACCGTCGACAAATTCGGCAACCCGGAATTCGGCGCGATGGGCGGCGTGGCCGCCGCGACGGTTGTCAAACAAATGGCCTGCGACCACCTGGACGTGCGCGGCGAGTTTCAGATCGTCGAATCTCTGCAGATGGCGGGGATGGATCGTGTTTCGGCCGTCGACCAGCAGGAGGCCTACCAGGCGGGGGTCGAGGCGATGCGCCTGGCGGCTGCGGGCCAAAGCGGCCTGATGGTCGCGTTTGTGAGGGAGTCGAGCGATCCCTACCGCATTCGTTACGAAGCCGTGCCGCTCACCCGCGTCAACGAAGGCAAACAGACGATGCCCGACGAGTTCATCGACGACGAAAACAGTTTCGTGACCGAGGCGTTTTGCGAATACCTGCGTCCCTTGGTGGGGCCGCTACCGGACATGGGCCGGCTGTCTTATAAACCGCGCTAA